From Canis lupus dingo isolate Sandy chromosome 24, ASM325472v2, whole genome shotgun sequence, a single genomic window includes:
- the NCOA6 gene encoding nuclear receptor coactivator 6 isoform X1 has product MVLDDLPNLEDIYTSLCSSTMEDSEMDFDSGLEDDDTKSENILEDSTIFVAFKGNIDDKDFKWKLDTILENVPNLLHMESSKLKVQKVEPWNSVRVTFNIPREAAERLRILAQSNNQQLRDLGILSVQIEGEGAINLALAQNRSQDVRMNGPMGAGNSVRMEAAFPMAGGPGLIRMTSPATVMIPQSVNVSSSMMAPGPNSELQPRTPRPASQSDAMDPLLSGLHLQPQNHPSGSLAPPHHPMQPVPVNRQMNPTGFPQLQQQQQQQQQQQQQQQQQQLQARPPQQHQQQQPQGIRPQFTAPTQVPVPPGWNQLPSGALQPPPAQGSLGTMTANQGWKKAPLPGPMQQQLQARPSLATVQTPSHPPPPYPFGSQQASQAHTNFPQMSNPGQFTAPQMKSLQGGPSRVPTPLQQPHLTNKSPASSPSSFQQGSPASSPTVNQTQQQMGPRPPQNNPLPQGFQQPVSSPGRNPMVQQGNVPPNFMVMQQQPPNQGPQSLHPGLGGMPKRLPPGFSAGQANPNFMQGQVPSTTATTPGNSGAPQLQANQNVQHAGGQGAGPPQNQMQVSHGPPNMMQPSLMGIHGNMNSQQAGSSGVPQVNLSNMQGQPQQGPPSQLMSMHQQIVPSQGQMVQQQGTLNPQNPMILSRAQLMPQGQMMVNPQSQNLGPSPQRMTPPKQILPQQGPQMMAPHNQMMGPQGQVLLQQNPMIEQIMTNQMQGNKQQFNTQNQSSVMPGPAQIMRGPTPNMQGNMVQFTGQISGQMLPQQGPVNNSPSQVMGIQGQVLRPPGPSPHMAQQHGDPATTANSDVSLSQMMPDVSMQQSNMVPPHVQAMQGNSASGNHFSGHGMPFNAPFSGAPNGNQMSCGQNPGFPVNKDVTLTSPLLVNLLQSDISAGHFGVNNKQNNTNANKPKKKKPPRKKKNSQQDLNTPDTRPAGLEEADQQSLPGEQGINLDNSGPKLPEFSNRPPGYPSQPVEQRPLQQMPPQLMQHVAAPPQPPQQQPQPQLPPPPQQPPPPSQPQSQQQQQQQQQQQQMMMMLMMQQDPKSVRLPVSQNVHPPRGPLNPDSQRMPMQQSGNVPVMVSLQGPASVPPSPDKQRMPMPLNTPLGSNSRKMVYQENPQNPSSSPLGEMSSLPEASGSEVPSVSGGPNNMPSHLVVSQNQLMMTGPKPGPSPLSATQGATPQQPPVNSLPSSHGHHFPNVAAPTQTSRPKTPNRASPRPYYPQTPNNRPPSTEPSEISLSPERLNASIAGLFPPQINIPLPPRPNLNRGFDQQGLNPTTLKAIGQAPSNLTMNNPSNFAAPQTHKLDSVVVNSGKQSNSGATKRASPSNSRRSSPGSSRKTTPSPGRQNSKTPKLTLASQTNTTLLQNVELPRNVLVSPTPLANPSVPGSFPNNSGLNPQNPTMPVAAVGGVLEDNKESLNVPQDSDCQNSQGRKEQVNIELKTVPTQEVKMVVPEDQSKKDGQPMDPNKLPSVEENKNLVSPAMREAPTSLSQLLDNSGAPNVTIKPPGLTDLEVTPPVVSGEDLKKASVIPTLQDPSSKEPSNSLNLPHTNEPCSTLMHPELSEVSSNVAPSIPPVMSRPVSSSSISTPLPPNQITVFVTSNPITTSANTSAALPTHLQSALMSTVVTMPNVGSKVMVSEGQSAAQSNARPQFITPVFINSSSIIQVMKGSQPSTIPAAPLTTNSGLMPPSVAVVGPLHIPQNIKFSSAPVPPNVPSSSTAPNIQTGRPLVLNSRATPVQLPSPPCTTSPVVPPHPPVQQVKELNPDEASPQVSTSADQSTLPSSQSTTMVSPLLTNSPGSSVNRRSPVSSSKGKGKVDKIGQILLTKACKKVTGSLEKGEEQYGADGETEGQGLETTTPGLMGTEQLPTELDSKTPTPPAPTLLKMTSSPVGPGSTSTGPSLPGGTLPTSVRSIVTTLVPSELISAAPATKNNHVGIAPEPLVGGLVEEKVGSHPELLPSIAPSPSLVSKETTATTLQGSVARPELEANAAIVAGQSSEPKEIIEKSKTPSRRNSRTEEPTVASESVENGHRKRSSRPASASSSTKDITSAVQSKRRKSK; this is encoded by the exons gaCTAATAAGGATGACCAGCCCTGCCACTGTTATGATACCCCAGAGTGTAAATGTGTCATCTTCCATGATGGCACCAGGCCCCAATTCAGAGCTGCAACCCAGGACTCCTCGCCCTGCTTCTCAGTCAG ATGCAATGGATCCACTCCTCTCTGGGCTCCATTTACAGCCACAGAATCATCCCTCAGGATCTTTAGCTCCCCCGCACCACCCAATGCAGCCTGTCCCTGTGAACAGACAAATGAACCCAACTGGTTTTCcccagctgcagcagcagcaacagcagcagcagcagcagcaacaacaacagcagcagcagcagctacagGCAAGACCCCCACAGCAACATCAGCAGCAACAGCCACAGGGAATTCGACCCCAGTTTACTGCCCCAACTCAGGTGCCTGTTCCTCCAGGCTGGAACCAGCTGCCTTCTGGAGCCCTTCAGCCTCCTCCAGCCCAGGGTTCTCTGGGCACAATGACTGCAAACCAAGGGTGGAAGAAGGCTCCCTTGCCTGGCCCAATGCAACAGCAACTCCAGGCAAGACCATCCTTAGCCACGGTACAGACaccttcccaccctccccctccatATCCCTTTGGCAGCCAGCAAGCCTCACAAGCCCATACAAACTTTCCTCAGATGAGCAACCCAGGCCAGTTCACAGCTCCTCAGATGAAGAGCTTGCAGGGAGGGCCCTCCAGGGTCCCAACCCCCCTGCAGCAGCCCCACCTCACCAACAAGTCTCCTgcctcctcaccttcctccttccAGCAGGGATCCCCTGCATCCTCCCCAACGGTTAACCAAACTCAGCAGCAGATGGGACCAAGGCCACCTCAAAATAACCCACTTCCCCAGGGATTTCAGCAGCCCGTCAGCTCTCCCGGTCGGAATCCTATGGTTCAACAGGGAAATGTGCCACCTAACTTCATGGTGATGCAGCAGCAACCACCAAACCAGGGGCCACAGAGTTTACATCCAGGCCTAGGAG GAATGCCTAAACGCCTCCCACCTGGCTTCTCAGCAGGACAGGCCAATCCGAACTTTATGCAAGGTCAGGTGCCTTCGACCACAGCAACCACCCCTGGGAATTCAGGAGCCCCTCAGCTGCAAGCAAATCAAAATGTCCAGCATGCAG gtggCCAAGGAGCTGGTCCTCCTCAAAACCAGATGCAGGTGTCCCATGGGCCACCAAATATGATGCAGCCCAGCCTCATGGGAATTCATGGCAACATGAACAGCCAGCAGGCTGGTAGTTCTGGGGTTCCTCAGGTGAACCTGAGCAACATGCAAGGCCAGCCTCAGCAGGGCCCACCGTCTCAGCTGATGAGCATGCACCAGCAGATTGTGCCCTCCCAGGGCCAGATGGTCCAGCAACAAGGAACCTTGAACCCTCAGAACCCTATGATCCTTTCAAGGGCCCAGCTTATGCCTCAGGGCCAGATGATGGTGAACCCTCAAAGCCAAAATCTTGGGCCCTCGCCCCAAAGGATGACCCCACCCAAACAGATTCTTCCCCAGCAGGGCCCACAAATGATGGCACCCCATAACCAGATGATGGGGCCTCAGGGGCAAGTTTTACTCCAACAGAACCCAATGATAGAACAGATAATGACCAATCAGATGCAGGGGAATAAGCAACAGTTTAACACTCAGAACCAATCCAGTGTCATGCCGGGACCAGCACAGATAATGAGGGGACCAACTCCAAACATGCAAGGAAACATGGTGCAGTTTACGGGACAGATATCAGGACAGATGCTGCCACAGCAAGGGCCTGTGAACAACAGTCCATCTCAGGTTATGGGGATTCAGGGGCAGGTCTTGCGACCACCAGGGCCCAGCCCACACATGGCCCAGCAGCATGGTGATCCTGCTACTACAGCAAACAGTGATGTCAGTTTGTCTCAGATGATGCCTGATGTTAGCATGCAACAAAGCAACATGGTTCCCCCCCACGTGCAGGCCATGCAGGGCAACAGTGCCTCGGGAAACCACTTCTCAGGCCATGGGATGCCTTTCAATGCACCTTTCAGTGGAGCACCCAATGGAAATCAGATGTCCTGTGGTCAGAATCCAGGCTTTCCAGTCAATAAGGATGTCACACTAACAAGCCCATTGTTGGTCAACTTATTGCAAAGTGACATCTCTGCAGGCCATTTTGGGGTaaacaataagcaaaataataccAACGCAAATAAACCGAAGAAGAAGAAACCCCCTcggaagaagaaaaatagtcaGCAAGATCTAAA tactcCAGATACTCGCCCAGCTGGGCTGGAAGAGGCCGATCAGCAGTCATTGCCAGGAGAACAAGGAATTAACTTGGACAACTCGGGCCCTAAACTGCCAGAATTTTCAAACCGACCACCAG GTTATCCTTCTCAACCAGTTGAACAGAGGCCACTTCAGCAGATGCCTCCTCAGCTCATGCAGCATGTGGCAGCCCCACCACAGCCAccacagcagcagccacagccacAACTGCCACCGCCGCCACAGCAGCCACCGCCTCCCAGTCAGCCACAGTctcaacagcagcagcagcagcagcagcagcagcaacagatgatgatgatgctcATGATGCAGCAAGACCCCAAATCAGTTAGGCTTCCAGTCTCCCAAAATGTCCACCCCCCACGAGGCCCCCTGAACCCAGACTCCCAGAGAATGCCCATGCAGCAGAGTGGCAATGTGCCTGTCATGGTCAGTTTACAAGGACCTGCTTCCGTGCCACCATCACCTGATAAACAAAGAATGCCAATGCCTTTGAATACTCCTTTGGGAAGCAATTCAAGGAAAATGGTATACCAGGAGAATCCCCAGAATCCTTCTAGCTCACCACTGGGAGAGATGTCCTCACTCCCTGAAGCGAGTGGCAGTGAAGTACCATCTGTCTCAGGAGGCCCAAACAACATGCCTTCACATTTAGTAGTTTCCCAGAATCAGTTAATGATGACAGGGCCAAAACCCGGACCATCGCCCCTTTCAGCAACTCAAGGTGCAACTCCCCAGCAACCCCCTGTAAATTCCTTGCCCAGCTCCCATGGCCACCATTTTCCAAATGTGGCTGCTCCAACCCAAACATCTAGGCCTAAAACACCAAACAGAGCCAGCCCCAGGCCCTACTATCCTCAGACACCCAACAATCGCCCTCCCAGCACAGAACCTTCAGAGATCAGTCTATCACCAGAAAGACTCAATGCCTCCATAGCAGGACTCTTTCCCCCACAGATTAATATTCCTTTACCTCCTAGGCCAAATTTAAACAGGGGCTTTGATCAGCAGGGCCTGAACCCAACAACTTTAAAGGCCATTGGGCAAGCACCTTCAAATCTTACCATGAATAATCCTTCCAATTTTGCTGCCCCACAAACTCACAAATTAGATTCTGTGGTGGTGAATTCTGGAAAGCAGTCTAATTCTGGAGCAACAAAACGGGCTAGCCCAAGCAACAGTCGCAGGTCTAGTCCTGGGTCCAGTAGGAAAACCACCCCAAGTCCTGGGAGACAGAATTCAAAAACCCCTAAACTTACTCTGGCCTCTCAGACAAACACAACCCTGTTGCAAAACGTGGAGTTGCCAAGAAACGTATTGGTCAGTCCCACTCCTTTGGCCAATCCCTCTGTACCTGGGAGCTTTCCTAACAACAGTGGGCTGAATCCTCAGAATCCTACCATGCCTGTGGCTGCAGTGGGGGGTGTTCTCGAGGATAACAAGGAGAGCTTGAATGTGCCTCAGGACAGCGATTGCCAGAATTCCCAGGGTAGGAAGGAGCAGGTAAACATTGAGCTCAAAACAGTCCCTACCCAAGAAGTTAAAATGGTTGTCCCTGAAGATCAGTCTAAAAAGGATGGGCAACCTATGGATCCTAACAAACTTCCCAGTGTTGAAGAGAACAAAAATTTGGTGTCTCCTGCTATGAGGGAAGCACCGACATCATTAAGTCAACTTCTTGACAACTCTGGAGCTCCTAACGTGACCATTAAACCCCCTGGGCTTACAGATCTGGAAGTAACACCCCCAGTAGTTTCTGGGGAGGACCTGAAAAAAGCATCTGTCATTCCCACACTGCAGGATCCGTCTTCTAAAGAACCCTCTAATTCCCTAAATTTACCTCACACTAATGAGCCGTGTTCAACCCTTATGCATCCAGAATTGAGTGAGGTCAGTTCTAATGTTGCACCAAGCATCCCTCCAGTAATGTCAAGACCTGTCAgctcttcctccatctccaccCCCTTGCCCCCAAATCAGATAACTGTTTTTGTAACTTCCAATCCTATCACAACTTCAGCTAACACATCAGCAGCTCTGCCAACTCACCTGCAGTCTGCACTGATGTCAACAGTTGTCACAATGCCCAATGTGGGTAGCAAGGTTATGGTTTCTGAGGGACAGTCAGCTGCTCAGTCTAATGCCCGGCCTCAGTTCATTACACCTGTCTTTATCAATTCATCCTCAATAATTCAGGTTATGAAAGGATCACAGCCAAGTACAATTCCTGCAGCCCCACTGACAACCAACTCTGGCTTGATGCCTCCCTCTGTTGCAGTTGTTGGCCCTTTACACATACCTCAGAACATAAAGTTTTCTTCTGCTCCTGTACCGCCTAATGTCCCCTCCAGTAGTACTGCTCCAAATATACAGACTGGTCGACCCTTAGTCCTTAACTCACGAGCCACCCCTGTTCAgcttccttcccctccttgtACAACTTCTCCAGTTGTCCCTCCTCATCCCCCTGTCCAGCAAGTGAAAGAATTGAATCCAGATGAGGCTAGTCCTCAGGTGAGCACCTCAGCAGATCAGAGCACTCTGCCCTCTTCACAGTCAACCACAATGGTTTCTCCCCTTTTGACCAATAGTCCAGGCTCCTCTGTCAACCGGCGAAGCCCAGTCTCATCTAGTAAGGGCAAAGGAAAAGTGGACAAAATCGGCCAGATTTTGCTGACCAAGGCATGTAAGAAAGTTACAGGCTCTCTTGAGAAAGGGGAAGAGCAATATGGTGCAGATGGAGAGACCGAAGGCCAAGGGCTAGAGACTACAACTCCAGGGCTCATGGGAACAGAGCAGTTACCCACAGAGCTGGACAGTAAAACCCCAACACCCCCAGCACCCACTCTGCTAAAAATGACCTCTAGCCCTGTGGGCCCAGGCTCCACCTCAACAGGACCCAGCTTACCTGGCGGTACTCTCCCCACCAGTGTACGCTCGATAGTAACCACTCTGGTACCCTCTGAGCTCATCTCCGCTGCGCCGGCCACAAAAAACAATCATGTTGGCATAGCACCTGAGCCACTTGTGGGTGGCCTAGTGGAGGAGAAGGTGGGATCCCATCCAGAGCTTCTGCCCAGCATAG cCCCATCACCGAGTTTAGTCTCAAAGGAAACTACAGCCACAACACTGCAGGGGTCTGTTGCCAGACCAG aactcgAGGCAAATGCTGCCATAGTCGCTGGACAAAG CAGTGAGCCCAAAGAGATCATTGAAAAGTCCAAAACCCCAAGCCGAAGAAACTCCCGCACCGAAGAGCCAACTGTGGCTTCTGAAAGTGTAGAAAATGGACATCGCAAGCGATCCTCTCGGCCTGCTTCAGCCTCCAGTTCTACTAAAG ACATAACCAGTGCAGTGCAATCCAAGAGAAGAAAATCCAAGTAA